A stretch of Gasterosteus aculeatus chromosome 4, fGasAcu3.hap1.1, whole genome shotgun sequence DNA encodes these proteins:
- the LOC144406308 gene encoding uncharacterized protein LOC144406308: MSQVRSLNVSGFVSSQRSEAQPGQTLDRNNRTNVKSRYQSDKRGNKRANVEGGKKTFLLKVKLQNLKGTQLSEKVDKTPRRCLGDCAANKTGISASRQAAATDSESVGEDVFYFSQRPTSTASNGEKARLAVLRTISRMLEENQLIRQRLATVSRAN; the protein is encoded by the exons atgtcgCAAGTTAGGTCGCTGAATGTTTCCGGGTTTGTCTCCAGTCAAAGAAGTGAAGCACAACCAGGCCAAACATTAGACCGAAACAACCGGACCAACGTCAAGTCCCGGTACCAGAGTGACAAGCGCGGGAACAAGCGGGCTAACGtcgaaggtggaaaaaaaacgttCCTTTTAAAGGTCAAGTTACAAAACCTCAAAGGCACTCAACTGTCCGAGAAGGTGGACAAAACACCGAGGAGATGTTTGGGAGATTGTGCCGCAAATAAAACCGGGATAAGTGCGAGCAGACAAG cTGCTGCCACTGATTCTGAGTCGGTTGGCGAGGATGTTTTCTACTTTTCCCAAAGACCCACCAGCACAGCAAGCAACGGGGAAAAG GCCAGGCTTGCAGTTCTTAGGACCATCTCCaggatgctggaggagaaccagcTTATCAGACAGAGACTGGCTACTGTCAGCCGGGCCAACTGA
- the LOC120817514 gene encoding cytoplasmic polyadenylation element-binding protein 4 isoform X3 has translation MGDYGFGVLVKNGSGNKSAFPVRIPPHLQPQHPPHPSNPPSPPSFVSNTCSNNGGSAWLFPAVAQHGNMQDEILESDKSKALDLQDLQEKSQVQAQPQALSPGQQEAVGGLGELEGALPENGQLEKGSLESSGGKEKLRMESPVLSGFDYQDSLGMGTGCAQSTSSSSSLTSFNNWSPAVPSTQSPVVGEDVGGFFGPTGSNVFHHAAPGFGGGGSFSPQIGPVSQHHQSTPHPQHYHLHGQGVPQQHRRSPASPHPTQPSFPPHPHRTGPFTQLPHLAPTQSKPPSPWGSYQSPSTPTSTSWSPGGYGGWGGTQGVREYRRGGIGGGMTGLNSISPLKKSFNNNQLPTQKFSRNTSGFNHKGWVEDGMSRNESVYPFQERTRSFDGFSMHSLENSLIDIMRAEQDSFKGRYAFSHQGGDGPLPMNGHSSLFPMEDERSFGEDESSDPGLPGLGSAHCFPHLNGERVERYSRKVFVGGLPPDIDEDEITASFRRFGHLFVDWPHKAESKSYFPPKGYAFLLFQDESSVQALIDACIQEDGKLYLCVSSPTIKDKPVSVQIRPWNLNDSDFVMDGSQPLDPRKTIFVGGVPRPLRAVELAMIMDRLYGGVCYAGIDTDPELKYPKGAGRVAFSNQQSYIAAISARFVQLQHGEIDKRVEVKPYVLDDQLCDECQGTRCGGKFAPFFCANVTCLQYYCEYCWAAIHSRAGREFHKPLVKEGGDRPRHISFRWN, from the exons ATGGGCGACTACGGGTTCGGAGTTCTGGTGAAGAACGGCAGCGGTAACAAGTCCGCTTTCCCCGTAAGGATCCCTCCTCACCTCCAACCCCAgcaccctccccacccctccaacccccccagtCCCCCTTCCTTCGTGAGCAACACCTGCTCCAACAATGGGGGCAGCGCTTGGCTGTTTCCTGCCGTAGCCCAACACGGTAACATGCAGGATGAGATTCTTGAGTCAGACAAGTCCAAGGCCTTGGACCTCCAAGACCTACAGGAGAAGTCTCAGGTCCAGGCCCAGCCTCAGGCCCTGTCCCCGGGCCAGCAGGAGGCTGTGGGAGGCCTAGGAGAGCTTGAGGGAGCTCTTCCTGAAAATGGCCAGCTGGAGAAGGGTTCTTTGGAGAGCAGTGGTGGAAAGGAGAAGCTGAGGATGGAGTCCCCCGTGCTTAGTGGGTTCGACTACCAGGACAGCCTGGGAATGGGTACGGGCTGCGCAcaatccacctcctcctcctcttcgctgACCAGTTTTAACAACTGGTCCCCTGCTGTCCCGTCCACCCAGTCTCCAGTGGTTGGGGAAGACGTTGGAGGGTTCTTCGGCCCAACTGGCTCCAACGTCTTCCACCACGCCGCACCCGGCTTTGGAGGGGGAGGTAGTTTCTCCCCGCAGATTGGACCAGTCTCACAGCACCACCAATCCACACCTCACCCCCAGCACTACCATCTGCACGGTCAGGGTGTCCCACAGCAGCACCGGCGCTCCCCAGCTAGCCCTCATCCAACCCAGCCCTCTTTCCCTCCGCATCCCCACCGCACTGGGCCGTTCACCCAGCTGCCCCACCTCGCTCCTACCCAGAGCAAGCCTCCTTCTCCTTGGGGAAGCTACCAAAGTCCCTCCACTCCCACATCCACCTCCTGGAGCCCCGGTGGGTATGGTGGCTGGGGGGGCACGCAGGGTGTTCGGGAGTACAGGCGCGGTGGGATTGGTGGAGGGATGACTGGTCTTAACTCCATCTCCCCTCTGAAGAAGTCGTTCAACAACAATCAG CTTCCAACTCAGAAGTTCTCCCGAAATACCTCTGGTTTCAATCACAAGGGCTGGGTGGAAGACGGCATGAGCCGCAATGAAAGTGTCTACCCTTTCCAG GAGAGAACACGGTCCTTTGATGGTTTTAGTATGCACTCTCTGGAGAACTCCCTGATTGACATTATGAGGGCTGAGCAGGATTCCTTCAAAG GACGCTACGCTTTCTCTCACCAGGGTGGAGACGGGCCTCTACCCATGAACG GGCATTCGTCTCTGTTCCCAATGGAGGACGAGCGCTCCTTCGGAGAGGATGAGTCCAGTGACCCGGGGCTCCCTGGCCTCGGGTCGGCCCACTGTTTCCCCCACCTCAATGGTGAACGCGTGGAGCGATATTCACGCAAAGTATTTGTTGGAGGGCTTCCCCCGGACATAGATGAAG ATGAAATCACTGCTAGTTTCCGCCGATTTGGTCACCTGTTTGTTGACTGGCCTCACAAGGCAGAGAGCAAGTCCTATTTCCCACCGAAAG GATATGCATTCCTGCTGTTTCAAGACGAGAGCTCTGTTCAGGCCCTGATTGACGCCTGCATTCAGGAGGACGGCAAGCTCTACCTGTGTGTCTCCAGTCCCACCATCAAAGACAAgcctgtgagt GTCCAGATCCGCCCCTGGAACTTAAACGACAGTGACTTTGTAATGGACGGCTCTCAGCCGTTGGACCCCAGGAAAACTATCTTTGTAGGAGGGGTCCCTCGTCCCCTGCGTGCAG TGGAGCTCGCAATGATCATGGACCGTTTGTATGGCGGAGTGTGTTACGCGGGGATCGACACCGATCCTGAACTCAAGTATCcaaagggggcggggcgagTAGCCTTCTCTAATCAGCAAAGCTACATTGCAGCCATTAGTGCCCGATTTGTTCAACTGCAGCACGGGGAGATTGATAAACGG gtggaAGTGAAGCCATATGTCCTAGATGACCAGCTGTGCGATGAGTGCCAGGGCACCCGCTGCGGAGGCAAGTTTGCCCCTTTCTTCTGCGCCAACGTGACCTGTCTGCAGTACTACTGCGAGTACTGCTGGGCAGCCATCCACTCCCGGGCCGGACGAGAGTTCCACAAGCCGCTGGTGAAAGAGGGTGGCGACCGACCGCGACACATCTCCTTCCGCTGGAACTGA
- the LOC120817514 gene encoding cytoplasmic polyadenylation element-binding protein 4 isoform X4 yields the protein MGDYGFGVLVKNGSGNKSAFPVRIPPHLQPQHPPHPSNPPSPPSFVSNTCSNNGGSAWLFPAVAQHGNMQDEILESDKSKALDLQDLQEKSQVQAQPQALSPGQQEAVGGLGELEGALPENGQLEKGSLESSGGKEKLRMESPVLSGFDYQDSLGMGTGCAQSTSSSSSLTSFNNWSPAVPSTQSPVVGEDVGGFFGPTGSNVFHHAAPGFGGGGSFSPQIGPVSQHHQSTPHPQHYHLHGQGVPQQHRRSPASPHPTQPSFPPHPHRTGPFTQLPHLAPTQSKPPSPWGSYQSPSTPTSTSWSPGGYGGWGGTQGVREYRRGGIGGGMTGLNSISPLKKSFNNNQLPTQKFSRNTSGFNHKGWVEDGMSRNESVYPFQERTRSFDGFSMHSLENSLIDIMRAEQDSFKGRYAFSHQGGDGPLPMNGHSSLFPMEDERSFGEDESSDPGLPGLGSAHCFPHLNGERVERYSRKVFVGGLPPDIDEDEITASFRRFGHLFVDWPHKAESKSYFPPKGYAFLLFQDESSVQALIDACIQEDGKLYLCVSSPTIKDKPVQIRPWNLNDSDFVMDGSQPLDPRKTIFVGGVPRPLRAVELAMIMDRLYGGVCYAGIDTDPELKYPKGAGRVAFSNQQSYIAAISARFVQLQHGEIDKRVEVKPYVLDDQLCDECQGTRCGGKFAPFFCANVTCLQYYCEYCWAAIHSRAGREFHKPLVKEGGDRPRHISFRWN from the exons ATGGGCGACTACGGGTTCGGAGTTCTGGTGAAGAACGGCAGCGGTAACAAGTCCGCTTTCCCCGTAAGGATCCCTCCTCACCTCCAACCCCAgcaccctccccacccctccaacccccccagtCCCCCTTCCTTCGTGAGCAACACCTGCTCCAACAATGGGGGCAGCGCTTGGCTGTTTCCTGCCGTAGCCCAACACGGTAACATGCAGGATGAGATTCTTGAGTCAGACAAGTCCAAGGCCTTGGACCTCCAAGACCTACAGGAGAAGTCTCAGGTCCAGGCCCAGCCTCAGGCCCTGTCCCCGGGCCAGCAGGAGGCTGTGGGAGGCCTAGGAGAGCTTGAGGGAGCTCTTCCTGAAAATGGCCAGCTGGAGAAGGGTTCTTTGGAGAGCAGTGGTGGAAAGGAGAAGCTGAGGATGGAGTCCCCCGTGCTTAGTGGGTTCGACTACCAGGACAGCCTGGGAATGGGTACGGGCTGCGCAcaatccacctcctcctcctcttcgctgACCAGTTTTAACAACTGGTCCCCTGCTGTCCCGTCCACCCAGTCTCCAGTGGTTGGGGAAGACGTTGGAGGGTTCTTCGGCCCAACTGGCTCCAACGTCTTCCACCACGCCGCACCCGGCTTTGGAGGGGGAGGTAGTTTCTCCCCGCAGATTGGACCAGTCTCACAGCACCACCAATCCACACCTCACCCCCAGCACTACCATCTGCACGGTCAGGGTGTCCCACAGCAGCACCGGCGCTCCCCAGCTAGCCCTCATCCAACCCAGCCCTCTTTCCCTCCGCATCCCCACCGCACTGGGCCGTTCACCCAGCTGCCCCACCTCGCTCCTACCCAGAGCAAGCCTCCTTCTCCTTGGGGAAGCTACCAAAGTCCCTCCACTCCCACATCCACCTCCTGGAGCCCCGGTGGGTATGGTGGCTGGGGGGGCACGCAGGGTGTTCGGGAGTACAGGCGCGGTGGGATTGGTGGAGGGATGACTGGTCTTAACTCCATCTCCCCTCTGAAGAAGTCGTTCAACAACAATCAG CTTCCAACTCAGAAGTTCTCCCGAAATACCTCTGGTTTCAATCACAAGGGCTGGGTGGAAGACGGCATGAGCCGCAATGAAAGTGTCTACCCTTTCCAG GAGAGAACACGGTCCTTTGATGGTTTTAGTATGCACTCTCTGGAGAACTCCCTGATTGACATTATGAGGGCTGAGCAGGATTCCTTCAAAG GACGCTACGCTTTCTCTCACCAGGGTGGAGACGGGCCTCTACCCATGAACG GGCATTCGTCTCTGTTCCCAATGGAGGACGAGCGCTCCTTCGGAGAGGATGAGTCCAGTGACCCGGGGCTCCCTGGCCTCGGGTCGGCCCACTGTTTCCCCCACCTCAATGGTGAACGCGTGGAGCGATATTCACGCAAAGTATTTGTTGGAGGGCTTCCCCCGGACATAGATGAAG ATGAAATCACTGCTAGTTTCCGCCGATTTGGTCACCTGTTTGTTGACTGGCCTCACAAGGCAGAGAGCAAGTCCTATTTCCCACCGAAAG GATATGCATTCCTGCTGTTTCAAGACGAGAGCTCTGTTCAGGCCCTGATTGACGCCTGCATTCAGGAGGACGGCAAGCTCTACCTGTGTGTCTCCAGTCCCACCATCAAAGACAAgcct GTCCAGATCCGCCCCTGGAACTTAAACGACAGTGACTTTGTAATGGACGGCTCTCAGCCGTTGGACCCCAGGAAAACTATCTTTGTAGGAGGGGTCCCTCGTCCCCTGCGTGCAG TGGAGCTCGCAATGATCATGGACCGTTTGTATGGCGGAGTGTGTTACGCGGGGATCGACACCGATCCTGAACTCAAGTATCcaaagggggcggggcgagTAGCCTTCTCTAATCAGCAAAGCTACATTGCAGCCATTAGTGCCCGATTTGTTCAACTGCAGCACGGGGAGATTGATAAACGG gtggaAGTGAAGCCATATGTCCTAGATGACCAGCTGTGCGATGAGTGCCAGGGCACCCGCTGCGGAGGCAAGTTTGCCCCTTTCTTCTGCGCCAACGTGACCTGTCTGCAGTACTACTGCGAGTACTGCTGGGCAGCCATCCACTCCCGGGCCGGACGAGAGTTCCACAAGCCGCTGGTGAAAGAGGGTGGCGACCGACCGCGACACATCTCCTTCCGCTGGAACTGA
- the LOC120817514 gene encoding cytoplasmic polyadenylation element-binding protein 4 isoform X2 — translation MGDYGFGVLVKNGSGNKSAFPVRIPPHLQPQHPPHPSNPPSPPSFVSNTCSNNGGSAWLFPAVAQHGNMQDEILESDKSKALDLQDLQEKSQVQAQPQALSPGQQEAVGGLGELEGALPENGQLEKGSLESSGGKEKLRMESPVLSGFDYQDSLGMGTGCAQSTSSSSSLTSFNNWSPAVPSTQSPVVGEDVGGFFGPTGSNVFHHAAPGFGGGGSFSPQIGPVSQHHQSTPHPQHYHLHGQGVPQQHRRSPASPHPTQPSFPPHPHRTGPFTQLPHLAPTQSKPPSPWGSYQSPSTPTSTSWSPGGYGGWGGTQGVREYRRGGIGGGMTGLNSISPLKKSFNNNQLPTQKFSRNTSGFNHKGWVEDGMSRNESVYPFQERTRSFDGFSMHSLENSLIDIMRAEQDSFKGRYAFSHQGGDGPLPMNARSYGRRRGHSSLFPMEDERSFGEDESSDPGLPGLGSAHCFPHLNGERVERYSRKVFVGGLPPDIDEDEITASFRRFGHLFVDWPHKAESKSYFPPKGYAFLLFQDESSVQALIDACIQEDGKLYLCVSSPTIKDKPVQIRPWNLNDSDFVMDGSQPLDPRKTIFVGGVPRPLRAVELAMIMDRLYGGVCYAGIDTDPELKYPKGAGRVAFSNQQSYIAAISARFVQLQHGEIDKRVEVKPYVLDDQLCDECQGTRCGGKFAPFFCANVTCLQYYCEYCWAAIHSRAGREFHKPLVKEGGDRPRHISFRWN, via the exons ATGGGCGACTACGGGTTCGGAGTTCTGGTGAAGAACGGCAGCGGTAACAAGTCCGCTTTCCCCGTAAGGATCCCTCCTCACCTCCAACCCCAgcaccctccccacccctccaacccccccagtCCCCCTTCCTTCGTGAGCAACACCTGCTCCAACAATGGGGGCAGCGCTTGGCTGTTTCCTGCCGTAGCCCAACACGGTAACATGCAGGATGAGATTCTTGAGTCAGACAAGTCCAAGGCCTTGGACCTCCAAGACCTACAGGAGAAGTCTCAGGTCCAGGCCCAGCCTCAGGCCCTGTCCCCGGGCCAGCAGGAGGCTGTGGGAGGCCTAGGAGAGCTTGAGGGAGCTCTTCCTGAAAATGGCCAGCTGGAGAAGGGTTCTTTGGAGAGCAGTGGTGGAAAGGAGAAGCTGAGGATGGAGTCCCCCGTGCTTAGTGGGTTCGACTACCAGGACAGCCTGGGAATGGGTACGGGCTGCGCAcaatccacctcctcctcctcttcgctgACCAGTTTTAACAACTGGTCCCCTGCTGTCCCGTCCACCCAGTCTCCAGTGGTTGGGGAAGACGTTGGAGGGTTCTTCGGCCCAACTGGCTCCAACGTCTTCCACCACGCCGCACCCGGCTTTGGAGGGGGAGGTAGTTTCTCCCCGCAGATTGGACCAGTCTCACAGCACCACCAATCCACACCTCACCCCCAGCACTACCATCTGCACGGTCAGGGTGTCCCACAGCAGCACCGGCGCTCCCCAGCTAGCCCTCATCCAACCCAGCCCTCTTTCCCTCCGCATCCCCACCGCACTGGGCCGTTCACCCAGCTGCCCCACCTCGCTCCTACCCAGAGCAAGCCTCCTTCTCCTTGGGGAAGCTACCAAAGTCCCTCCACTCCCACATCCACCTCCTGGAGCCCCGGTGGGTATGGTGGCTGGGGGGGCACGCAGGGTGTTCGGGAGTACAGGCGCGGTGGGATTGGTGGAGGGATGACTGGTCTTAACTCCATCTCCCCTCTGAAGAAGTCGTTCAACAACAATCAG CTTCCAACTCAGAAGTTCTCCCGAAATACCTCTGGTTTCAATCACAAGGGCTGGGTGGAAGACGGCATGAGCCGCAATGAAAGTGTCTACCCTTTCCAG GAGAGAACACGGTCCTTTGATGGTTTTAGTATGCACTCTCTGGAGAACTCCCTGATTGACATTATGAGGGCTGAGCAGGATTCCTTCAAAG GACGCTACGCTTTCTCTCACCAGGGTGGAGACGGGCCTCTACCCATGAACG CACGAAGTTATGGCAGAAGACGAG GGCATTCGTCTCTGTTCCCAATGGAGGACGAGCGCTCCTTCGGAGAGGATGAGTCCAGTGACCCGGGGCTCCCTGGCCTCGGGTCGGCCCACTGTTTCCCCCACCTCAATGGTGAACGCGTGGAGCGATATTCACGCAAAGTATTTGTTGGAGGGCTTCCCCCGGACATAGATGAAG ATGAAATCACTGCTAGTTTCCGCCGATTTGGTCACCTGTTTGTTGACTGGCCTCACAAGGCAGAGAGCAAGTCCTATTTCCCACCGAAAG GATATGCATTCCTGCTGTTTCAAGACGAGAGCTCTGTTCAGGCCCTGATTGACGCCTGCATTCAGGAGGACGGCAAGCTCTACCTGTGTGTCTCCAGTCCCACCATCAAAGACAAgcct GTCCAGATCCGCCCCTGGAACTTAAACGACAGTGACTTTGTAATGGACGGCTCTCAGCCGTTGGACCCCAGGAAAACTATCTTTGTAGGAGGGGTCCCTCGTCCCCTGCGTGCAG TGGAGCTCGCAATGATCATGGACCGTTTGTATGGCGGAGTGTGTTACGCGGGGATCGACACCGATCCTGAACTCAAGTATCcaaagggggcggggcgagTAGCCTTCTCTAATCAGCAAAGCTACATTGCAGCCATTAGTGCCCGATTTGTTCAACTGCAGCACGGGGAGATTGATAAACGG gtggaAGTGAAGCCATATGTCCTAGATGACCAGCTGTGCGATGAGTGCCAGGGCACCCGCTGCGGAGGCAAGTTTGCCCCTTTCTTCTGCGCCAACGTGACCTGTCTGCAGTACTACTGCGAGTACTGCTGGGCAGCCATCCACTCCCGGGCCGGACGAGAGTTCCACAAGCCGCTGGTGAAAGAGGGTGGCGACCGACCGCGACACATCTCCTTCCGCTGGAACTGA
- the LOC120817514 gene encoding cytoplasmic polyadenylation element-binding protein 4 isoform X1: protein MGDYGFGVLVKNGSGNKSAFPVRIPPHLQPQHPPHPSNPPSPPSFVSNTCSNNGGSAWLFPAVAQHGNMQDEILESDKSKALDLQDLQEKSQVQAQPQALSPGQQEAVGGLGELEGALPENGQLEKGSLESSGGKEKLRMESPVLSGFDYQDSLGMGTGCAQSTSSSSSLTSFNNWSPAVPSTQSPVVGEDVGGFFGPTGSNVFHHAAPGFGGGGSFSPQIGPVSQHHQSTPHPQHYHLHGQGVPQQHRRSPASPHPTQPSFPPHPHRTGPFTQLPHLAPTQSKPPSPWGSYQSPSTPTSTSWSPGGYGGWGGTQGVREYRRGGIGGGMTGLNSISPLKKSFNNNQLPTQKFSRNTSGFNHKGWVEDGMSRNESVYPFQERTRSFDGFSMHSLENSLIDIMRAEQDSFKGRYAFSHQGGDGPLPMNARSYGRRRGHSSLFPMEDERSFGEDESSDPGLPGLGSAHCFPHLNGERVERYSRKVFVGGLPPDIDEDEITASFRRFGHLFVDWPHKAESKSYFPPKGYAFLLFQDESSVQALIDACIQEDGKLYLCVSSPTIKDKPVSVQIRPWNLNDSDFVMDGSQPLDPRKTIFVGGVPRPLRAVELAMIMDRLYGGVCYAGIDTDPELKYPKGAGRVAFSNQQSYIAAISARFVQLQHGEIDKRVEVKPYVLDDQLCDECQGTRCGGKFAPFFCANVTCLQYYCEYCWAAIHSRAGREFHKPLVKEGGDRPRHISFRWN, encoded by the exons ATGGGCGACTACGGGTTCGGAGTTCTGGTGAAGAACGGCAGCGGTAACAAGTCCGCTTTCCCCGTAAGGATCCCTCCTCACCTCCAACCCCAgcaccctccccacccctccaacccccccagtCCCCCTTCCTTCGTGAGCAACACCTGCTCCAACAATGGGGGCAGCGCTTGGCTGTTTCCTGCCGTAGCCCAACACGGTAACATGCAGGATGAGATTCTTGAGTCAGACAAGTCCAAGGCCTTGGACCTCCAAGACCTACAGGAGAAGTCTCAGGTCCAGGCCCAGCCTCAGGCCCTGTCCCCGGGCCAGCAGGAGGCTGTGGGAGGCCTAGGAGAGCTTGAGGGAGCTCTTCCTGAAAATGGCCAGCTGGAGAAGGGTTCTTTGGAGAGCAGTGGTGGAAAGGAGAAGCTGAGGATGGAGTCCCCCGTGCTTAGTGGGTTCGACTACCAGGACAGCCTGGGAATGGGTACGGGCTGCGCAcaatccacctcctcctcctcttcgctgACCAGTTTTAACAACTGGTCCCCTGCTGTCCCGTCCACCCAGTCTCCAGTGGTTGGGGAAGACGTTGGAGGGTTCTTCGGCCCAACTGGCTCCAACGTCTTCCACCACGCCGCACCCGGCTTTGGAGGGGGAGGTAGTTTCTCCCCGCAGATTGGACCAGTCTCACAGCACCACCAATCCACACCTCACCCCCAGCACTACCATCTGCACGGTCAGGGTGTCCCACAGCAGCACCGGCGCTCCCCAGCTAGCCCTCATCCAACCCAGCCCTCTTTCCCTCCGCATCCCCACCGCACTGGGCCGTTCACCCAGCTGCCCCACCTCGCTCCTACCCAGAGCAAGCCTCCTTCTCCTTGGGGAAGCTACCAAAGTCCCTCCACTCCCACATCCACCTCCTGGAGCCCCGGTGGGTATGGTGGCTGGGGGGGCACGCAGGGTGTTCGGGAGTACAGGCGCGGTGGGATTGGTGGAGGGATGACTGGTCTTAACTCCATCTCCCCTCTGAAGAAGTCGTTCAACAACAATCAG CTTCCAACTCAGAAGTTCTCCCGAAATACCTCTGGTTTCAATCACAAGGGCTGGGTGGAAGACGGCATGAGCCGCAATGAAAGTGTCTACCCTTTCCAG GAGAGAACACGGTCCTTTGATGGTTTTAGTATGCACTCTCTGGAGAACTCCCTGATTGACATTATGAGGGCTGAGCAGGATTCCTTCAAAG GACGCTACGCTTTCTCTCACCAGGGTGGAGACGGGCCTCTACCCATGAACG CACGAAGTTATGGCAGAAGACGAG GGCATTCGTCTCTGTTCCCAATGGAGGACGAGCGCTCCTTCGGAGAGGATGAGTCCAGTGACCCGGGGCTCCCTGGCCTCGGGTCGGCCCACTGTTTCCCCCACCTCAATGGTGAACGCGTGGAGCGATATTCACGCAAAGTATTTGTTGGAGGGCTTCCCCCGGACATAGATGAAG ATGAAATCACTGCTAGTTTCCGCCGATTTGGTCACCTGTTTGTTGACTGGCCTCACAAGGCAGAGAGCAAGTCCTATTTCCCACCGAAAG GATATGCATTCCTGCTGTTTCAAGACGAGAGCTCTGTTCAGGCCCTGATTGACGCCTGCATTCAGGAGGACGGCAAGCTCTACCTGTGTGTCTCCAGTCCCACCATCAAAGACAAgcctgtgagt GTCCAGATCCGCCCCTGGAACTTAAACGACAGTGACTTTGTAATGGACGGCTCTCAGCCGTTGGACCCCAGGAAAACTATCTTTGTAGGAGGGGTCCCTCGTCCCCTGCGTGCAG TGGAGCTCGCAATGATCATGGACCGTTTGTATGGCGGAGTGTGTTACGCGGGGATCGACACCGATCCTGAACTCAAGTATCcaaagggggcggggcgagTAGCCTTCTCTAATCAGCAAAGCTACATTGCAGCCATTAGTGCCCGATTTGTTCAACTGCAGCACGGGGAGATTGATAAACGG gtggaAGTGAAGCCATATGTCCTAGATGACCAGCTGTGCGATGAGTGCCAGGGCACCCGCTGCGGAGGCAAGTTTGCCCCTTTCTTCTGCGCCAACGTGACCTGTCTGCAGTACTACTGCGAGTACTGCTGGGCAGCCATCCACTCCCGGGCCGGACGAGAGTTCCACAAGCCGCTGGTGAAAGAGGGTGGCGACCGACCGCGACACATCTCCTTCCGCTGGAACTGA